The following DNA comes from Methanothrix sp..
CCAGGAAGTCGATCTCAAGGAGCCGGTTGATGACCTGCGGGCGGCAGTGGGCCAATTGCTGACTGAAGGGGGCCAGACCGGCACCGGGAAGCGCGTGCTGATGGTCTTCGGCTTTGAACAATCAATTCCCTCAGAGGGGTCTGTTCCCGCCCTGGAGGGGCTGAATCTCTCGCGATCTCTTTCCCTGTGACTTCCCATTCCCTTTCCTTCTCTGGCTGCCGGATTATGCACTGACTCGACTGGCTCGGGAGGCTCCTGACTTCTGGGGGTGGCGCAGCGGGGTCTTTGAATTCGTTCCCGACAGGATGCTGATGACTACTATGGAATCGGCCACGATCACAGGAATGTATCCAGAAGGCTTGAGCCTTGAGAAGAAAAAAGAGCGCCTGGCCTGATTGGAAGGGCTGGTCTGGGATTATTCTGAAATGAAGAGGGGAGAGCGTGAGAATCGATCCTATGCTGCAGTTCTCGATCGATTGGCATATCTCCGTTTTCAGTTGGGAGACTACCCGGAGTCACGCCGTCTGTACAATGAGAGCCTCAAGATCTGGCAGGATCTGGGGGAGAGGAGCGGCGAGGCCCGGACACTGCACAACCTGGGTTCTCTGGCTAAGGCCTCTAACGACTACCCGGAGGCGCGCCGTCTGTACAATGAGAGCCTCAAGATCTGGCAGGATCTGGGGGAGAGGAGCGGCGAGGCTCGGACACTGCACGCCCTGGGTTCTCTGGCAGAGGCCTCTGGCGACTACCCGGAGGCGCGCCGTCTGTACAACGAGAGCCTCAAGATCTCTCAGGATCAGGGGGACAGGAGGGGCGAGGCCCGGAGACTGCACGCCCTGGGTTCTCTGGCGAAGGCCTCTGGCGACTACCCGGAGGCACGCCGTCTGTACAATGAGAGCCTCAAGATCTCTCAGGATCAGGGGGACAGGAGGGGCGAGGCCCGGACACTACGCGATCTGGCCATGCTGGCTCAGGCCTCTGGCGACTACCTGGAAGCACGTCGTCTGTTCAATGAGAGTCTCAAGATCAGGCAGGAATTGGTGGACAGGAGCGGCGTGTTCCAGACACTTCACGCCCTGGGCTCTCTGGCTGAGGCCTCCGGCGGCTACCCGGAGGCACGCCGTCTGTACAATGAGAGCCTCAAGATCTCTCAGGATCTGGGGGAGAGGAGCGACGAGGCCCGGACACTGCACAACCTGGGCTCTCTGGCTCAGGCTTCTGGCGACTGCTCGGAGGCACGCCGTCTGTACAATGAGAGCCTCAAGATCTTTCAGGATCTGGGGGAGAGGAGAGGTGAAGCCTTATCACTTACTAAGCTCGCATCTCTGGAGGAAGAACAGAATGATATCAAGGCTGCAATAGATCATATCACTCAGGCTGAAGCTATCTTCAAACTGCTAGGCGCAGGCCATCATGCTGAAGAGGCCCGGATTCAAAAAGAGAGGCTGGGGAGGAGGCTGGGCAGACCCTCATAGATGCTGCCCGCTCCTCTGAAAAAAATCAAAAAGAGAAATTCTTCGCTTGAGCCATTACATTAGCTAATCGTCAGTGTCTTAATTATCTGAGTGGTGTTATTCTCATCAAATGAAGACACCATCAAAATATAAGTTCTGCTATCCAGATTCCAGACAGAGATATTATAGATTCCACCGGGCACCCGCTCGCTTTCATTCGCCGCTTTCATTGTGGTGACGCTGACATTTCTGCCCCGGCTATCAAGAGCAGTCCATTGGCCGATCTCTCTGTGGCCTTCCTCTCCCACTGCCTCTATCCCTGCAGCCTGCAAGAGCCCGGACAAAGCGTCTGGGTTCATCATACTGAGGATTTTATCGAATATAGTCATTACAGATACATAGGCAGATCCGGCCTGTGCCGTATCGGAGATGGTGATATCATTGGAGATCATTCCTTTGCTGCTGTCATCAAATCTGTTGCTGACAATCTCGAAGCTTGGCCCCAGGTCGATGAAGAGGCTCTTATCGCAGACTGTCGAGACATTCAATTCCAGAGCCGGCACAGGCAGAGCAGGGCAGACCAGCATAAAGATGGCAGCCAGAAGAGCAGTAGAAGATCTCATATTCACAACTCCTTCCACATGTTTGGCAACTAATAATATAAGGCTTTTATGAAACTGCGGTGAAATATGGGTCGTGAGCCTCTAATGGGTTTGAGTTTTGTAATATGGAAAAGTCAAGAGTTCCTGCAAGCTCCAGACATGATCGATTAAGCCAGCTTGCTTCGCGGGACTATTGAACTTCGTTATGCCCATCTCATTTCTATATTTTAGAGCACGATGCTTTCGGCAGTAGTTGAAGTGCGCGAAATATAGGGTCATTTGGTTATTCAATTCTGCAGTCTCCTTAGAGAAACCTATGGTTTTCCTTGATATGCGGTTATTATCTTGTCTGCATGTCAGGTTTTGCCGTTCAATGTAGCTGGTAGATATCATTTTGTGGTCTATATCTTTGCCAAATATGATTCTCTTGACCACTTTTTTAGTCTACCGTTGACCCTCATTTTAATGACTTGAGCATATTGTAATAGTTCATCTACGATTAATTTAGGACTTCGAGGTCGCCCTCGCTTGCCTGTTGGTGCGAACGGCTGTAGTTTTCCATATTGCTTTCGAAGAGCTGCTGCATATAGTCTTAATCCATCTGTCACAAAGAGCGGCATTGATCTGAGTCTTTTGGCAGTATTTGAAACGAGCTGATCTGCATTTTCCTGAGATCGCTCACCGATAACATGTGAAAGCACCAACCTGCAATTTGCAGCCATGCTTATCCAGATCCAAGTTCCTTTATCTTCGTATTCACCTTCTCTGGGTAGTGTTTTTTCCCCACAAAAGTCCATGCCTCGTCCATCTCTACCTTTGGGGTCTCTACATCCTTCAAGACAACTTCATTGACTTTTTCACTATGCTTTGCTGCTTTCGAGATCCAAGTGCTTACAGTAGATGGTTTTGACTCAAGGATCTCAGCTATTCCTAAGACACTCATTCCACGCATGGCCATTTTTAGAGCCAGCTTGATCTTTTCTTCGTTTGTTCTTGTGTCATAGAATGCAGTGTTAGTTCTATCACAGAATCTGGTACCACATGTGTGGCAAATATATTTCCTGACCTTGCCGGAGCTTATCTTGTAAGTTCCGTACACAGTGACGTTTCCTTTCCCAGCAATTCCAAATAGATTGCACTGCTCATTCGGGCATGCTACATCCAAGAATCGAGGCTTTGGACCTCTTTTGCCCATTTTGCTACACCCCATGTAGCATATAGGAATAGGTTATATAAATAACAGCCGATTGTAGATTCACGACCCGCTTTGCCGAAGGTGATGTAATAGTCATTGCTGCAAGCACACATACTGCATTAGATGAACTGCTGCAGCGCATTGATAATATTATCCCATCCTTCAAACAGCATGCTGAAACACATGATTTCTCCATGCCTCAAATTGGGCTTGCAAAGACCGTATTATCTGATAATGATTCGCACCCAGACGGCACAATAGAAATAATCATTTCAAAATCGCCCGCGAGAGCCATCTCAAGGATCCGTAATCGATCGATCGCAATAATAGGCGGAACAACCGCCTCACTTCTGCAAATGTGGGAGAGGAGAGGTAAACGACTCCAAGATCTGCAAGTATCAAAGCTAGTTATAGATGAAGCTAGTATGATGGTGTTCCCACACTTCTTGGCGCTGGCAACTTTGATCGATATCAATAGTGGAGAAATTATGTTGGCAGGAGATCATCGACAGCTAGCTCCTATTGTAGCTCATGATTGGGAGAATGAAGATCGCCCTCCGGTTATTTTGTATCAACCATTTACTAGCGCATATGAGGCGATTCAAAATATTGAATCTAAAGTTTCAAATTCAGCTGTGGCTCAAAATGCTCTCCGATACACTCATCGCTTGCCTGCCGAGATAAGAGAGCTAATCAGTCGGCTATACAGATTAGACAATATAGAACTCGAAGGGAGACCACAAGAGCAGTATCCATTAGAATTACTAGAAAATGGCTGGGAAAAAATATGGGAGACAGAAACAGGTCTCTATCTTGTAACTCATAATGAAAGGGAATCAAAGCTAAGCAACGAGGCTGAGCTGGCCATTGTAGAGCAAATCCTTGCATCTAGTGGCGTTCAACCGGCTGATTCCATTGCCATTGTAACTCCTCACCGTGGACAGCGTGGTCTATTGAAGAGGCGCCTTGAACAATTTATGGGTATGGATGGCCCGTTGCACATTATCGATACAGTTGAGCGCCTTCAGGGGGGGCAGAGACAGACTATTATCGTCTCTGCAACAGAGAGTGACCCTTCGGCTATAAGCACCAATGCAGAGTTTATTCTAGATCTTAGGCGTTCAAATGTCGCATTTTCACGCGCAAGAATGAAGCTTATTGTTATATGTTCTGAGTTTTTATTAGACTATATACCAGCCCAGTTTGAGCACTATGAATCAACTTTGCTATGGAAATCTCTTAGGACGCTTTGTTCGACCGAGGTTATGAGCACAGAATTGGAAATCAATGATAATA
Coding sequences within:
- a CDS encoding DEAD/DEAH box helicase — its product is MPQIGLAKTVLSDNDSHPDGTIEIIISKSPARAISRIRNRSIAIIGGTTASLLQMWERRGKRLQDLQVSKLVIDEASMMVFPHFLALATLIDINSGEIMLAGDHRQLAPIVAHDWENEDRPPVILYQPFTSAYEAIQNIESKVSNSAVAQNALRYTHRLPAEIRELISRLYRLDNIELEGRPQEQYPLELLENGWEKIWETETGLYLVTHNERESKLSNEAELAIVEQILASSGVQPADSIAIVTPHRGQRGLLKRRLEQFMGMDGPLHIIDTVERLQGGQRQTIIVSATESDPSAISTNAEFILDLRRSNVAFSRARMKLIVICSEFLLDYIPAQFEHYESTLLWKSLRTLCSTEVMSTELEINDNIYIVRIFTYTPPLDDIN
- a CDS encoding lipopolysaccharide assembly protein LapB, which encodes MKRGERENRSYAAVLDRLAYLRFQLGDYPESRRLYNESLKIWQDLGERSGEARTLHNLGSLAKASNDYPEARRLYNESLKIWQDLGERSGEARTLHALGSLAEASGDYPEARRLYNESLKISQDQGDRRGEARRLHALGSLAKASGDYPEARRLYNESLKISQDQGDRRGEARTLRDLAMLAQASGDYLEARRLFNESLKIRQELVDRSGVFQTLHALGSLAEASGGYPEARRLYNESLKISQDLGERSDEARTLHNLGSLAQASGDCSEARRLYNESLKIFQDLGERRGEALSLTKLASLEEEQNDIKAAIDHITQAEAIFKLLGAGHHAEEARIQKERLGRRLGRPS